A stretch of Mauremys reevesii isolate NIE-2019 linkage group 25, ASM1616193v1, whole genome shotgun sequence DNA encodes these proteins:
- the LOC120391388 gene encoding maestro heat-like repeat-containing protein family member 2A isoform X3, whose amino-acid sequence MNKFVTEQEVTERGVYNEVVSLLAHMADQDKNKIALRIASIAKTKLASVVRVLLEKLQQDEQNRVAIYYILEGVLQQDTGGLEMRLVNKIISLASEQMRETREATNEVKVAASNTLVTLARCYFDDVMYELHCHLKPPKLPEEFILVTLGNLSSAYALDCIPFVEVTLSTMFSMLELVNDSRMRQAFCGVLEQWSRAVRLFLASWEKYPFPKVGELRLCNHFLPVYSHVTSNWLTCEELELKQAVIKALGPMMSLLPHKEEYQGQIFEQMSWLLEQYKESTDVFHVTKSLSQLLEVSGEYKIPLPKRKFQAICSALHNQLCSQAKPLSMENHTELVYCIVQLARSSPDDLIAFLHSQLEIENEAVRVASLNLLRAIVGADLPETRLKKFLIVKAVKSTFSDQNATVRKAVLHFIRTLLSSESVENCAAWDMVAHVFREFSVSTSKLVLWPRLLEYVVPAQYTGTLKPLCRCLRELAEKKQQEGEEAACLDYGGPVKFPTPQGLLARLLVSRP is encoded by the exons atgaataaatttgtgactgagcAGGAGGTAACCGAGAGAG gtgtttataatgagGTTGTTTCCCTCCTGGCACATATGGCTGACCAAGATAAGAACAAAATTGCCCTCAGGATTGCCTCTATAGCTAAGACCAAGCTGgctagtgttgtgagagttctgctggagaaactgcaacaggatgag CAAAACAGAGTAGCCATCTACTATATCCTGGAGGGGGTGTTACAGCAGGACACCGGGGGCCTAGAGATGAGGCTAGTGAACAAAATTATAAGCCTAGCCTCAGAGCAGATGAGAGAGACTCGG GAAGCAACAAATGAGGTAAAAGTGGCAGCTAGCAACACGTTAGTGACTCTGGCAAGGTGCTATTTTGATGATGTCATGTATGAGCTGCACTGTCACCTGAAACCACCGAAGCTGcctgaagagtttattttagttacactgggcaacctgtcatcagcctatg cacttgACTGTATCCCTTTTGTGGAAGTGACCCTGAGcaccatgttctccatgctgGAGTTAGTCAATGACAGCAGGatgagacaagcattttgcggtg TTCTGGAACAATGGTCAAGGGCAGTACGTCTCTTTTTGGCTAGCTGGGAAAAGTACCCATTCCCCAAAGTGGGCGAATTGCGGCTCTGCAATCATTTTCTTCCCGTCTACTCTCATGTGACCAGCAACTGGCTGACCTGTGAGGAGCTGGAG ctcaagcaggctgTCATCAAAGCCCTTGGTCCCATGATGAGTCTACTGCCACACAAAGAGGAGTATCAAGGTCAGATATTTGAACAGATGTCATGGCTTCTTGAGCAATATAAGGAGAGCACTGATGTTTTTCACGTCACCAAG agtctgagccagctcttggaggtctcgggtgaatataagatccctctccctaagaggaagtttcaagccatctgcagtgctctgcacAACCAG ctctgttctcaagctaagccgctcagcatggaaaatcacacagagctggtcTATTGTATAGTTCAGCTAG CCCGTTCTTCTCCTGATGATCTGATAGCCTTTCTGCACTCGCAGCTGGAGATTGAGAATGAGGCTGTTCGTGTGGCATCTCTGAAtctgctcagagctattgttggtgctgact tgcccgagacaagactgaaaaagtttctgattgtgaaggcagtgaaatctactttcagtgatcagaatgctacg gtgaggaaggcagttcttcatttcatcaggacgctgctcagctcagaaagtgtggagaactgtgcagcatgGGATATGGTAGCACATGTTTTCAGGGAGTTCAGTGTGTCCACCAGCAAACTG gtgttatggccaaggcttctggaatatgtggtgccagctcagtacactggtactttgaagcctctctgcagatgccttagggagctggctgagaaaaagcagcaggaaggagaagaagctgcttgcCTCGACTACGGTGGACCAG tgaaattccctacaccccaggggctgctggcacgacTCCTGGTGAGTAGACCATGA